GCGGCCGGCCGCGCCGTGAGGTCCGGGTGGGCGCCGAGGTCGTACAGGTCGAGGGCCTCGCGGATGGGGCGGACGAGTTCGGCCAGCCGGTCCCGCTGCAGTTCGGTCACATAGGGCTGTCCCGTCAGGACGGTGACGTCGACACGGAGGGCGCGGGCGCAGGCCGCGACGAAGTCCGCGGTGGCGGGCCGCGCGCCGCACTCGACCTGGGTGAGGTAGCTGTAGGAGTACGGCAGCCGGTCGGCGAACTGGCGCAGCGTCAGCCTGGCCAGCCGCCGCTGCTCGCGGACTCGGGCGCCGGTGTGGTCGTCGTCGGGTGGGGGCATGCCGTCTCCTGGTTCCTCGCTCGCGCTCGGCACGCTACTGGCGCCACCCGCCGTGAGGCAGCCGTCTGCCTCCGACTCCACCCGGATCGGGGGCGGTTGCGCGTGTGGTCGGATGAACGCATGACGACTCCTGTGCTCTATCTGTTCGGTTCGGCGGCACCTCCGGTCCTCGACGTGGCAAAAGTGATCGAGGACGCGCAGGAGCGTGGCTTCGACGTGTGTCTGGGCCTCACCCCGACCGCCGCACGCTGGCTGGACGGCCGGCTGCCGGCGCTCGCCGCGTTGACGGGACACCCGGTGCGGTCGGAGTACAAGACGCCGGGCGAGCCGGACGTGTGGCCGAAGGCGGACGTCATCGCGGTCGCGCCGGCCACCTTCAACACGGTGAACTCCTGGGCGCTCGGCCTGACCCACGACTTCGTGACCGGGGTCGTCGCGGAAGGCGT
The sequence above is a segment of the Streptomyces griseoviridis genome. Coding sequences within it:
- a CDS encoding flavoprotein, producing the protein MTTPVLYLFGSAAPPVLDVAKVIEDAQERGFDVCLGLTPTAARWLDGRLPALAALTGHPVRSEYKTPGEPDVWPKADVIAVAPATFNTVNSWALGLTHDFVTGVVAEGVGKDIPILTMPCVNAAYVRHRQFERSVGELREMGVEVLYGEGGFVPNEPGRSRPEKYPWGLVLDTAERLVGSRGD